Below is a window of Leptospiraceae bacterium DNA.
CCTACCACATCAAATCGAAAGGCATGAAGCTAACTGAGATTGATGAAGAAGGTGTTCCAATCAATAACGGAAAGCGTTATGCGATAATCATCGGAATCAATGATTACAATGATACGGCAATTTCTGATTTGTCTAAGGCACGAAATGATGCGAAGGGAATCGGAAAGATTCTAAAAGACATTGGGCAGTTTGACCAAGTCTTTGTAATGACAGATGATGTGGTCAGAAGTGATCCAGAGCATTTGTATCCGACGAAATTAAACATAGAAGAAAAGATTGAAAGTGTTCTACGATTTACAACTCCAGATGATTTAATCGTGTTCTACTTTTCAGGACATGGAATTTCTGATTACGATGAAAATGGATTTTTAGTAACAGCAGATACGGTAGCGGATAAAAAATTTGATACTTCTCTCAGAGTAGATTGGATAGTCAAAAAATTCAAAGAAAAGAAAATCAAAAAATCTCTCCTTGTGCTAGATGCGTGTAGGGATAAATTATATACCTCAAAAAGTTCCGAACGAGACAGCATTAAAGAAAAAATCTATACAGAAGCAGAAGTTGCGGCTACTTTCTATTCGACGAAGTCCGGTTATTACAGCTATGAAGACGACGACTCCGACTACGGGGTATTTACAAAGAATTTGATTTATGGAATGGAAGGCAGAGCAGATGACAACAATGATGGTGTAGTATCCTTCGGAGAATTACAGCAGTTTGTCGAAAAAGGCGTTCGGGATTGGTCGATAAAAAAGAACAAACAACAAAAACCATTCACTAAAATCTATGGAGAAAGAACAGGTGACTTGGCAATCACTGTTGCTGGTAAGCCTGAAGTAAGTCTTGCGGATAAAAAGGTAGTAGTTCCTTCTCGCATTGGATATGTATGGCGTTCTGCATTGGTTCCCGGTTGGGGGCAATACAATAGCGGAGCCAAGAAGCGGGGAATTTCTTACTTTGTAATTAGCCTTGGCTTTCTAGGTCTTCATGCCTCCAATATGAGCAAATTAAGTGCAGCCCAATCAGCGTATACTGGAGCTTTTGCGATTCCAGGAAGTTTGTTTCTCCCTACCTACATGAACTTACAAAACAAAAAAAGCAGTTTAGAAAAGGCTGGTAATGCCTCCATGATAAGCCTTGGTTTATTGGTTGGATTTTGGATTTGGAATGTAATAGACGCAGGGGTTTTGACTGATTTGCCCACAGAACCTAAAACATCAGGACTTCAATTTAATATCGAGAGAGATTCCCTGTCATCACAAAGCTTTGTAGTAGGAATGCCAAGTTCTGAGACGAGGAACTATGTGGAGTGGTATTGGAGATTTTGATGTGCTTTCCCAAGGGCGTGGATTAACCCACGCCCTTGGGAAATATATGATAGAAACAAAAATTTAACAAACAAAAAAGGAAAAAAATTATGAACACGAACGATTCAAAATTCAAGATTAAGAATTCAAAATTCCTTGGAGTAACAATATTATTCATCATCGGATTATTTACCTATTGCCCTATGGTTAAATACAATAATCCGACCGATGGTGCGGGCGGGTTGGTTATGCAGTTGTTGGATACATTCGGTAAAACAATTAATGGAAATGCGAATCAAACCACAAATACTTTCGCAATGCGAGATGTAGTAACATCAATAGATGAAGGAACTTCAAAGACAATTTATGTTCGTTTGGCTGTAAAGAGTAATACAACACAAACAATTACAATCAAAACAGATATTCCTGCTTTAGAAGTAAATCCTACTACTCTTACCTTTACCCCTGATAATTCCACGGTAGAACAGAGCTTTACAGTATCAGCATTGATTGACAGTAATCTGGTGGATGAAAAAGGAAATGTTACACTAAGTAGTTCAGGCGAGTTGGAAGCAAAGACGCTCGGAATAACAAACAAAGATGTAACTGGGAATTGGGTAAGTATAACGACAGACAATAGCTTTGTAGAGGAAGGAAATAAGGGAAGTATTAATTTGAAACTTACTGTCAAGCCATATGAAACAATTAAAATTGATCTAACATCTGATTATACAGGATTGACTGTCGATACTGGACAATTGACATTTACAAAAGATAATTGGAGCACGGAACAAATTGTAGGGTTAACTGGATCGATTGATACTAATACGATTTCAGAAAATGTAAAAATCACTGGAAGCACATCTGGAATTACTAACTTTCTAACTCTTACTTACAGGGAAAATTCAATTGTAATTCCATCTACTGTTTCTATATATAATGGAGAGCATATCACAGCCAAACTATCTTATCAACCTGGAGCTAATGTTACAATAGCAGTAACTGCCTCTTTAACTTTTAATGGAACTACTACCGCTTCTTCCTTGAACTTTACACCTAGTAATTATAGCACAACACAGAATATAGTTCAAATCAATAGTATCACAAACCTTCTATTGGATACTAATTTGTATAGTAATATTCAAACCCTAACTATTACTGCCAGTTCAAATGGAATGGCAACTGTATCAAAATCTGTGCTTTTAGATATTGATAAGACTTATACAACAACTACGAATGCAGTTTACACTGGTGGCACTGCTTTAGATGAAACAATTACAGATACGGTGAATAACCTAATCTGGCAAAAATGCAATATGGGACAAACTGGAACAACTTGCTCCGGTGGTCGCACAACTGCGAACTGGGCAAATTCCATATCCTATTGCGATACACTTTCAATAGGAGGAAATTCAAACTGGAGACTGCCAACGAAATCAGAGTTGGCGACCTTGGTATCTGGTTCTATTTCTCCGACGACTCACACAATTTTTGCAAGCTATACTATCGCCAACAATTATTGGTCGTCTACTACCTACGCGCCAAATACTCCCAATGCGTGGTTCGTCTATTTCAACAATGGCCTTGTCAACGTCATCAATAAGACAAGTAACGTCTATGTACGTTGTGTTTCCGGACCGTAGTCTTGGACATTTGGTAATTTATTTCTTATATATGGGTATCTGTCTTGACATCGTCTTAAGGTGAGGCTAATGGTTCGACTCCGCTCACCAACCGCCGACTTTATCTACTGTGGAAGATTTGAACTATTTCCAAGCGAAGCTTCGAGATGGACTACACACTTGAGCTGAAAGAAGAAAAAGGAAACCTGATTGTGTTTGGGGTTAAGAAGAAAATTGTAGAGACATTACAACATGACGACGTAGAGACAATTCATGAATTGACTTTACGATCATTCTAATTTCGAATAGGGCTGTATTGTTTTTAATTTAGAAATTCCAGAATAATGTTTTAAATTGAAAGTATGAAGCGGTAAATTTAAAGATAGTGGCTGTTGAGGCAATTAATATTTCAATAATTCCCAGTTCCTTGCTTAGGTGTGATTTGGCAAAACTTTGTAATGCTAATTCGCAATGCCTTAGAAAGCCAAAGATCAAAGGAACCAAATTTCTTTGTGATGGATTCAATTTCTTTCTTAGAACGGCAACCTTTTATTAGCTCCATATATACATATCCAGCAGAATAAATTGTTCATTTTCATTCTCGCGAAACCAATCCAATGCAGGTTGATAATTTCTTAAAGAGTCTATGAGTATGTCTGTATCCAAAAGGATCATTTAAAAATTCTCTCATTTTCTGTTTGTCTTAGCCTTTGGACAAACTCTACACTATTTTCGATATCAGATCGATGAGCCCAGAGACCAGCAGCTTTCAATATATCTTTACCTGTCATATATTTAGATTCATGTAATTTCTTTTTTGGGAGTAGTCTTAGTTAAAGATTTTTTTTTTCTCATTATTCTTAAATAAAATAATAATTTCTACTTCCTGTCCTCTTTTTAAGGAAACGTTCTTTAAGAACAACTCTCCATCATTAGAATATTGGAATTTAATTGAATAGCTTGATTCATAGATTCAGTTTTGAGATTTAAAGTAGGAATTGCAATCGGAAAATTATTTTTTGAAAAGAAAATCATTCAAACGATTGCAAAGTCAAATGCTTTTAAAGAATGGCAGAACGGTGCTTTTACTTTGTAATCAAAGAAGCAATTCTGAATGTTAAGTGAAAGACGAAAAAGGAAACATAACAGCCTGTAGCCTTCGCAAATATAATCTCATAGCCCGGTCTCTTTAGAGCCGGGTTCAAATACGAATGTGGTCAACGCCAATGGTCGCACGCGATATTGCAGGCAGGGATTTTGTGATCTTTGGGAAATTGTATTCGAACGAAAGAAGGCGAAGAAACGTTTCTTCACCTTCTTTGGTTCACTCCTTCGAGGAAATAAAATTTAACAACAAAGGACACCTTCTCATGAAAACACTTCTCTTATTTCTAACAAGCCTCTGTTGATCCTAAATAAGGCATGTGAAGCAATCAAGGACACGCGGATAACAAAGATTATGCAGTTTTTGGATGGGAATATGAGAAAGTTGTAGATTCATTACTTAATGAGACCAATGGTTCGACTCCCAATGCTGTCATCAAATTTTAACCACGAAGGGCACGAAGATCACGAAGGGATTTTGTAATGAAATCCTATCTTTTCTTCGCGTTCTTCGTGCCCTTCGTGGTTAATTCTTTTTTTCCTTTCCTTAAGTTGACAACATTAGTTCGACTCCGCTCACCAACCGCCGACTTTATCTACTGCGGAAGATTTGAACTATTTCCAAGCGAAGCTTCGAGATGGACTACACACTAGAGTTGAAAGAAGAAAAAGGAAATCTGATTGTGTTTGGGGTTAAGAAGAAATTGTAGGAAAAAATAAAAGAGTTGTAAAAGTATTTACAGGATTTAAATTGAAAGGGGTAGATAGTAAAATGAGGAGGAGAAAATATGAAAGTTGTAATTGAAATTGAAAATACTGAAGAATGGAAAGTGATACAAGATTCCTTGTTTCTTTTACAATCGACAAGGAATTCTAAAAAACTTTCGCCGACTCCTTCTATTATCCAAAAAGGTAATAAGAAATTAAACCCTGAGATTCTTTTTGGACTTTGGGCGGATTCCCCCGTTCATTTACCTGAACTAAGAAAAAAAATCTGGAAGAGAAATTTCTAAATGGTATAGGTAGATACAGATGTATTGATTGACGCGTTGAATGGAAAAAATGATGCAATCTCTTTGATAAAAAAAATAGGCTTCGATAATACGATTCTTTCTTCCATTACTCTTATGGAGGTATATCAAGGCGCTATTAATAAATCTCAACTGATTAAATTAAAAAAGAATTTATCCTATTATGATATACTTCATTTAGATTTTTCTATTTCTCAAAAAGCTATTGAGTTGATTAGTGAATTCAAATTAAGTCACGGTCTTAGTATGCCTGATGCACTCATTGCAGCTTCGGCGATTACTCATAATATTCCTCTTTGCACCTATAATATCCAAGATTATAAATTTATTAAAGAACTGATACTTTTTAAGACATGACTTTGAGAAATAAGCTTTGTCGATAATAAAAAAATTAAAGGACATATTCTGTGAAAACACCTATCCTATTCATTGCTTTCATCTTTACCACTTTAGGATAAATTGTCTCTACCTATTTAATCATTCTCTGACAGATAATAAACCGTATCCCCTTCATCGGAAACGTAGTGGCAATATTTATAAGCATTTATAAAAGACTTTAAGATAGATTCAGAAGAAAAATGATAAGAGCTACCTAGCTTTTGTTTTAAGTGCTTGTTTGCTTCTTTAAGATTGTAATGTGGAATCTTAGAAAAAATATGATGAACTACATGGGTTCCTATATTGTGGTGGATTGGCTCGAAGATTCCGTAAGACCTGTCTATTGTAGAAATAGCACCTTTACATAATTCCAATTGGCTGTTCTATACCAGGGGATTTTAGTATCGGTATGATGCAAGTAGGTAACAAGAGATAGCCACACAACAAAGACAAAGTAGGGGATGATATATAAATTGAGTAGGTTTAAAAATCCGAATTGGAATCCTGCATAGGCAAGAAGGCTAATCATCATTATCCAGGCTGTAGTGCTTGTGATTACTTGTCCTTTTTCGCTCGGTGTAAATAGATTGCTACTTGGTAAAAAATGAGAGCCTTCTTTTTTGGGTGAGCGAACAAATAGGTAAAGCGGGAATACGATTAGGAATATTTTATATCTTAAGATTTTAGAAGTCCAATGCAGTTTCTCATAATCTGATTTTGCAAGTGGATACCAGGATTCATCTTTGTCTAAATTGCCAGTGTTGTTATGGTGTGTCCTATGACTGATGCGCCAACCATGATAGGGCACAAGGATTGGAGTGTGGGCTAGATGCCCGAATAAAGAATTAATCCATTTTGAATCGGAAAAGGAACCATGACCGCAGTCGTGACCTACTACGAATAAAGCCCAGAAAAAAGTTCCCTGTAAAAACCAATACACAGGATAAAAAAGCCAGGAGTCCAGATAGACAGCAAGACCAAATAAGCCCGCTATCACAATTGTATCTAAAAAGAAGTAAAACAGAGATTTAGGGACAGAGCTTTCGAATAAATCTTCTGGAATAGAGTTTTTTAACTCGCTAAGTTTAAATTGGCTTGAGTGAGTGGTTGCGTTTTTCGGTTATAGTTGAATCTTTCAATACTGTATTGGATTTTACCATGAAATTTTTCTTCGTGAATGTATATTGCTTAGGATGAATCCATAAAAAACAGTGTTAGTTAAATGGCAATGATTAAAATATCGACCTTAGGATGTTAGTATGAGTTTAATTTTTGAAAATGATCTGAATACAGTCTCTTGGCTTCGCTTTGCTATCTGTATTTTCTTTGGCTTAGTATTTTTTTATGTTGAGGTTACTAAAAAGTTTCAACTTTCATACAGTAAATTTAATACGAAAGGAAATCTAGAATCGAAAAAAGGTATGTTCATCATTTACTTTTTACCGTTTCTAACCTATGTATACTTTTATCTTACTTCTTCTTTTGTTGCGAGCCTGTATCATCAACTTATCTTTCTTGCGGTTACTCTTCATTTTGCGAAAAGATGTCTCGAAGTCTTATTTCTACATCGCTATTCGGGAAAAATTTCTATTCTCACAACAGCACTCATTACATGGGCGTATTCTTCGATTGCCTTTTCCATTCATGAATCCGTAAATGGAATTACCAAGCCAGATATGTTGCAGGGTAACAGTAATATACCTCTTTACTTTGGCTTTGCCTTATTCTTACTCGGACAGGGTTCTAATTTCTATCACCATATATTACTGACTCGCCTTCGCTCAGGCGAAAGCCGTGAATATAAAATTCCTACCGGTGGATTGTTTTCTTATGTAAACTGCCCTCATTATCTAAGTGAAATCATTGGTTGGATTGGAATTGCCATCATGAGTCAATACTTAATCGTATATGGTTTAACCTTTATCATGTCAGCTTACCTCTTCGGACGCAGCATCAACACCACGCGATGGTATCAAGAAAAAATCCCAAACTTTCCAAAAGAAAGAAAATCTATTCTGCCTTTTATTTTATAATAGCAGAAAATATTGCCACAGAGTCACGGAGTCACAAGAGGTTTTTAATTGGTATTTAGTCCGTTAATACCTCATGGAGTTAATTAATTTAAAACCCTCCTTTCTCTGAGTCTCGGTGACTCTGTGGCAAAACATTTTTGTTTTTAGTTTGCTTAATTTGGAAAATGGCAGATTTTGACAATTGTATCATTTATGGCAGGCAAAATTACACATATTGAAGTCTTAGCGCAGGCGATTAAACACCTAGATCATGGCACGACAGATCAGCGCAGTATTTCTCACTTGCTTCTAGATCAAACCAATCGCAAATATGCAAATCTAGGAACAATTACTCCCGATATTTTTTATTATTATCATATTCTTTCTCCTGCTAAACTGACTGCCAATGCACAGATTTGGGGTGATTTACATCATCATAAAAATGTAACCGAATTAGTTCTTAATTTTTTAGATATCATCATAGAAACAGAAGAGGGCACCTATCGGGATAGAATGATTGCTTTTGTCTTAGGTTATATTTGCCACTGCGCGGTTGATGTTGTTACGCATCCGTATATTTTTTTTATTTCCAGTGATTATTATAACAAAGACCCAGAAATAGCAAGTCTTGCCCAATACAATCATATGAGAGTTGAATTTGCATTAGACTCTTATTTGCTAGATCATCGTTGGGGAATGAGTCCAAAGGACTATGACTTCACACATTACATTGACGTGCGTAGACGTGGAGTCAGTGGACTTAAGAAAATTGATCCGATGATTTGGATATTTTGGCTCGAAGCATTACGCCTAACGTTTCCAGAAGAGTTCAAGAAACATTACAGAGGCTCTGTTCGAAAGATTATTCCGGGAGATATTATCAATGACTCTTACCTCGGTTACATTCGATTCAATGAAGTTCTAGATTCTAGAAGTAACGCAATGAGAAGCCTTTTAAAAATAGTTGACTATATTCCATTTACAAAGAAAAAAGCATCTGTCTTACTTATGCCTTTTAAAGATGCTATTGATACAAGAATTTTAAATTCTGACGAGAGAGAATGGTTTTATCCTGCTGATTCCAGTCGCAAAAGAAATCTTTCCTTTATTGCATTAGTCAACCAAGCTTCGAATTCCGCTCGCGATGCTATGACTTATGCATGGGAATATTTAAAAGGCAATGTAAAGCGGGAAGCCATGATAAAAGAATACGGCGGTTACAACCTTGATACAGGTCTTAGATATCAGGGTATTTCCGATATGAAAGAGTTTGCACCTTTATGAATAAAAATTACAATATCATCAGCACAAAACTAATCGGTTTCTTTGCCTCAGTGGTTAATTCCATATTAACCGGTAGTTATGCTTTTTTTAAATTAGGAGTCTTTTTGTTATTTCTCGGTGGTCTAAACGCTTTCTTAATCGTTGGCTCTTTCGATGATGTTAAGCTTATTCCAAAGGCTATGGACTACGAGATTCCTTCTACTCTCTATGGGGTCAATGCCAAAGGACAATACGAACCAATTGCTGAATTCTACCAGTTCTCTCGAATTGTTTTAGACTTGCCTAGTTTCAAAGAAGAAACAGATGCACCGGATAAGCGCAATAAGGTGCTACAATGCTTTTTATCTACAGAGGATAGTAATTTTTATGAGCATCATGGATTGGATGTAAGAGGGATTATCCGCGCCTTCGCTGTCAATATAGTAGCTGGAAAAATTAAAGAAGGTGCCTCCACGATTACCCAGCAAGTTGCTCGTTTGAAGTTTTTAAATACAGATAGATCTTTTATTCGCAAAGCAAGGGAAGCCTGGCTTGCTGTTCTCATGGAATTCTATTACGATAAGAATACAATACTAGAAATGTATCTAAATGAAATTCCTCTCGGACATGGAACCCTTGGAGTAGGAGCTGCGGCTCGGTTTTATTTTCGTAAAGATGTAAATTCTCTTGGTTGGGGAGAAGCGGCATTACTCGCAAGTCTCACCACTCGACCAAAAGAATTTAGCCCATTGGTTAATCCAATGATTTCATCCAATAAAGTTCGAGTTATTTTCATGAAGCTAGTGGAAAACGGGAAAATGGACATTAGCCGTGCAGAGATAGAATACAAAAAATTCTCCGAGTATTATGCCAGCCTAAATCGATCTCCGAATGATTCTGCTTATTCCGATAGACTGAACCGCTTTCCTTATTTTACAGAATACATTCGGCGTTTATTGAAAAAACAAATCAGCAATGAAGATTTATACAGCGGTGGATTAAAGGTATACTCGACTCTTAATATTCAGCACCAGACAGAAGGAGAAGCGGTTCTCTCAGAAGGACTTGCAAATCAAACAAAGATTTCCAATCAAAAATCTTTTAAGAACATTGATGCCTTCGATGATAAGTTCGGTGATATTTACAATGCGATTTCTTTAATTCATGATATTGGTGATTTTAAATTTAAAATCTCTCGGATGGAAAGAACTTTTAGAAGTGTATACCAGGAAGAGTTAAGAGACAATTATGCTACACTCAATTTATTGACTGGAACAGATAATGTGGGTGCTGTCTTTGATGAGAATTATGCAAAGCAGACTACACAAGATCATCTACTCCCGGTTGAGGGGGGAATCATCAGTATGCGCCCGGATACTGGCTATATTACTTCTATGATTGGTGGTTCGGGGTTTCGCTCGGACAATCAACAACTTAGACCGATTCAAGGTTACAGACAACCGGGCTCTTCTTTTAAGCCTCTTGTCTATGCAACTGTTCTAGATTATTACGGAAAAAATCCTGACAAAGAACCAGATAAAAATGTAACTGCCTCCACTTTATTTTTAGATTCTCCTTTACAGTATTTGATGGAAGATGGAGATGAATGGTCTCCTGAAAATTACAGTGAAGAATACTCCGGTTTCATGCGATTACGCGCTGCATTAGAAAGTTCCAAGAACTCAGTTGCGATTCGTGTAGTCGAGCATATTGGTCTTGGAAAACTTTTACCAACACTGACTGAGCTTTTGCGGATAAACAGAGATATCCCCAAGAACTATTCCGTTGCACTCGGAACATTTGAAATGACTCCCTTTGAGTTAACTCGTGCGTATGCGACACTCGCCTCCGGTGGAAAAGAAGTATTCCCGATTTCTATTCTTTACATAACCGACAGCAAAGATCAAATGATCAAAGACTTTCGTCCCGAGCATGAGAAAAAAGAGCGCAAGCAGATTTTATCTAAAGAAGCAAGTCTTATCATTACCAGTATGATGAGCGATGTAATTAAGCATGGAACGGGTAAGGCGGTATTATCTGCAGGTTTAAATCGTCCGTCTGCTGGAAAAACAGGAACTACGAATAATTTTAGAGATGCCTGGTTTGTAGGTTACACTCCTGAGCTTGTTAGCTCGGTTTGGATTGGTTACGATACAGGGACAGTTTCTCTTGGTAAAGGAATGTCAGGTGGGGTTGTGGCAAGTCCACTCTGGGGAAGATTTATGGCAAAAGCACTCAAGGGTGAGCCGCCTAAAGATTTTAATTTTGGGGAAAATCTAAATATCATAACCCGTAAGGTATGCTCTATTTCCGGAAAGATTCCAGGACCTCAGTGCCATAAGACCTACGAAGAAATCTTCATTAAGGATACTTTGGATAAGACCATCTGTGAAGACCACCGCGGTTATAACCCGGAAATGGACATTCCCCAAGAGATTCTTCCGCTTCCGCCTGTGAGTAGTGGAAACAAAGAAAAAGAGATTGTTAAGCCTAAGAAAAAGAAGCCAGTCAGTGGAAATAAGCCAGAAGTCGCCGAACCTGTTAAAGTGGAAAAGCCAGTTAGCAAGAAAAAGCCCAAAAAGAATATCTTCCAGGGAGATGAACGGTTAGAATAGTTTCCGCAAATAGCAATAAAAGTAATATACTTGTCATTAAAAGAGTCGAAAATATAAAGGATTAAGGTCTTTAAAAAAAGAATCCAAGGATTTTTAAAATCTTGAATTCTTTTTAAAGTTTGTTACAGTATTGAGTCAGATAGCATATGATATTTCAAAAACCTAGAAAACTTCCCCATGGCAAAGAGCTTCTCCGAACGGAAAAGTTTACTTTGATTTATTTGGGAGCAGGTAACCTTCATTATTCTTTCATTGGGGATAAAGGGTTGGTTTATGGAGATATCGACTTCAAAAAGAACCATTTTAAAATCATTCCTCTTTTGACCATTGCAACTCTAATTACCTCCTACCTTGTATTTGGAACGAATCCAACTTCTGCTATGATTGAGCCTCCAGAAGTTTTGCAGGAAGAAATCGTTGAAAATGATGAGCGTGATAAACTTGCAAAAAACGCAGACGAAAATTATCTCAAACAGACCGAAGCCCAAAAACTAGCTATTATAAAATCTTCTGAGTCAGGGAAAGGAAAAGTAAAACATATTTCCTATCATGTAAAAGAAACAGATACGATGCAGTCTATTTCTTCTCATTTTAATGTTACTCCTGAGGCGATAAGAGAAGCCTCCAATCTAAAACCGACTGATAAAATCTATCCCGGAAATGTTTTGAGTATTCCAAACCGTCGGGGATTGCTATATAAATTTAAGAACGGCGACACTCTTGCGAAAGTTGCCAGCACTTACAAAGTCAGCATTGATGAAGTCATTGAAGAAAATAAATTGGAAGAAACAGATATATTTATGCCGGGTCAAAAAATATTTCTTCCGGGCGCAATCATTCCTGATCCAACTCCTGTTTGGTATTCGCCGGTAGTGTCCAACATCATCACTTCTGGATTCGGCTGGCGCTCTTATCCAAGATACCAGTTTCATGAAGCACTCGATCTAAAGTCAAACTATGAGCCCGTTCGCGCTGCAAGATCTGGTAAAGTAATTTACAGTGGTTGGATGGGCGGTTATGGTAACGTAGTTATCCTTGAACACAGTGGTGATTTAAAAACTCTCTATGCTCATAACTCGAAGTTATATGTTCGAGAAGGCGATTATGTGTTAGGTGGTAAAGTGATTTCTAGGTCTGGTTGCACCGGTTATTGCTTTGGAGCACACTTACATTTTGAAGTGATTAAAAATGAAAAGTCAGTTAATCCAACTAGTTTCATTAAGGGTTTTAGTTTTTAATTCAATTTAGTGATTATGAAAAAAATTTTATTTATTATTCTTACTTTAACATATTATAACTGTTCCTCGACTCTGCCTGAAATAAAAGATATGAAGACACAATTGAATGAACGCATTGTGAACTCATACGATACGACCAGTCCTGTTCGAGTTTTGTTTTCTACTTTGCGAAAGCCTATTTCGCCTGACGTTTCTTGTTCGAATAGTTATTATTCTACACAACTCGATACGACAGAAAGATTTGGAGCCTGCGAAGTAATTGTTCCTGCCTCTCACGATATAGGCAGTCTTGACCAGGATGCTTCTGGAAGCAGTGAAAAATATTATAAATTAGAAAACCATGCTTCGCTTTCTAATATTGACGCACTGAAAACAGAAATCTCAAAAAATCAATTTCCTGAAATAATCGTATTTGTGCATGGATTTAATGTCAAATTTGAAGAAGCAGTATTGCGTGCGGCACAGATAAAATATGATCTAAAATTTGCCGGCGAAGTGGTATTATTCTCCTGGCCTGCCGGATCAGAAGATGGAGTCTTAAACCAATTATTAATCAAAGGCACCTATCAAAACAATTTGACAAACGCAAAAGCATCCATTTTTACTTTTAAGAATTTTCTATCAAAACTAGAAACTACCAAGAAAAAAATTCATCTAATTGTTCATTCTATGGGTCATCAAGTTGTGCTTCCTGCTGTTGCGAACTTAAACAGAGAGACGAACGAAAAGTTAATTCAGCAAATGGTTTTAAATGCGCCTGATTTTGATTCGTCAGAATTCAAAGGAATTGCGGATAATCTAAAAAAATCGGCAGAGCGCATAACAGTATATTGCTCACCCGGAGACAACGCCTTAGTAGCTTCAAGCAAAGTGAATCAAAATAAGCGACTTGGCTCTTGTGAAAAGCATTCTGGAATTGATATGGTGAATGTAAATCCAGTTGACTCTCCCGTGATGGGTCTTGGAG
It encodes the following:
- a CDS encoding peptidoglycan DD-metalloendopeptidase family protein — its product is MIFQKPRKLPHGKELLRTEKFTLIYLGAGNLHYSFIGDKGLVYGDIDFKKNHFKIIPLLTIATLITSYLVFGTNPTSAMIEPPEVLQEEIVENDERDKLAKNADENYLKQTEAQKLAIIKSSESGKGKVKHISYHVKETDTMQSISSHFNVTPEAIREASNLKPTDKIYPGNVLSIPNRRGLLYKFKNGDTLAKVASTYKVSIDEVIEENKLEETDIFMPGQKIFLPGAIIPDPTPVWYSPVVSNIITSGFGWRSYPRYQFHEALDLKSNYEPVRAARSGKVIYSGWMGGYGNVVILEHSGDLKTLYAHNSKLYVREGDYVLGGKVISRSGCTGYCFGAHLHFEVIKNEKSVNPTSFIKGFSF
- a CDS encoding alpha/beta hydrolase, which translates into the protein MKKILFIILTLTYYNCSSTLPEIKDMKTQLNERIVNSYDTTSPVRVLFSTLRKPISPDVSCSNSYYSTQLDTTERFGACEVIVPASHDIGSLDQDASGSSEKYYKLENHASLSNIDALKTEISKNQFPEIIVFVHGFNVKFEEAVLRAAQIKYDLKFAGEVVLFSWPAGSEDGVLNQLLIKGTYQNNLTNAKASIFTFKNFLSKLETTKKKIHLIVHSMGHQVVLPAVANLNRETNEKLIQQMVLNAPDFDSSEFKGIADNLKKSAERITVYCSPGDNALVASSKVNQNKRLGSCEKHSGIDMVNVNPVDSPVMGLGGLGHGYYSSRPILTDLYQVILGLDAKNRLFLRKSSPMNGEDYVMRR